One window of the Deltaproteobacteria bacterium genome contains the following:
- a CDS encoding alpha/beta fold hydrolase, giving the protein MPAAGEPLVAATADGVALALRRHVAAGRRRAVALCTHAMMASGAYLDGRLAPDLARRGVTVYVLDWRGHGASRPPHPRSGSWQFDDYVAADLPAAIRAVCADAGVRPRDLVYVGHSLGGLVGLAAFGVGAAPPPAQLWLVATSVWLPGPAGPRGRRAAMRLARAVARVVGYAPVRALRAGTDDEPRAYVEQLAGWALSGRWTGRGGVDFLARAHALDVPATAVVGAGDRWCTPADARALAPRARLVLVPGDHFGAVRAVAPLVAGAL; this is encoded by the coding sequence ATGCCCGCTGCCGGTGAGCCGCTGGTCGCGGCGACGGCCGACGGGGTCGCTCTCGCGTTGCGCCGGCACGTCGCGGCGGGCCGGCGCAGAGCGGTGGCGCTGTGCACGCACGCGATGATGGCGTCGGGCGCATACCTCGACGGCCGCCTGGCCCCCGACCTCGCGCGCCGCGGCGTCACCGTCTACGTGCTCGACTGGCGCGGACACGGTGCGAGCCGGCCGCCGCATCCGCGATCGGGCAGCTGGCAGTTCGACGACTACGTCGCCGCCGACCTGCCGGCGGCGATCCGGGCGGTGTGTGCCGACGCAGGCGTGCGCCCGCGGGATCTCGTGTACGTCGGCCACTCGCTCGGCGGCCTGGTCGGCCTGGCGGCGTTCGGCGTCGGGGCCGCGCCACCGCCCGCGCAACTGTGGCTGGTCGCGACGTCCGTGTGGCTGCCCGGTCCGGCGGGGCCGCGCGGCCGCCGCGCCGCGATGCGGCTCGCTCGCGCGGTGGCCCGCGTGGTCGGGTATGCGCCGGTGCGGGCGCTGCGCGCCGGCACCGACGACGAGCCGCGGGCGTACGTCGAGCAACTCGCCGGGTGGGCGCTGTCCGGGCGGTGGACCGGCCGCGGCGGCGTGGACTTCCTCGCGCGAGCCCACGCCCTCGACGTGCCCGCCACCGCGGTCGTCGGTGCCGGCGACCGCTGGTGCACGCCCGCCGACGCCCGCGCGCTGGCTCCGCGCGCCCGGCTGGTGCTCGTGCCGGGCGATCACTTCGGCGCGGTGCGCGCGGTGGCCCCGCTCGTGGCCGGCGCCCTGTGA
- a CDS encoding WYL domain-containing protein — MTKTRKRTTAHKSVSAQRSARDRSDAGGSAGAPTTKRASSGSSRGDRAKRLLDLVMLLLRARSPVTFREIRDQFSAYQTANAEAGLRAFERDKADLLELGVPIRYVTPEEDDALEEGGYVVELRRYRMPEVQLTADEVSALVLASTIARAIPGGNYDSIVDLAVKKLAFDMPDLPDTPTEFPLSPSAIHQHTPVLVHFPESGERKLRRELSDRFAALEAATRNRKRATFRYREATKGIVRKRTIDPYGLVYRGGRWLVVGYCHLRKDVRTFRLDRILDLAIAPKPKTPDFERPPDFDVRRYTARSPWTFDSEPPEHVELEFGPQVAAAANEDFGPGAERDRAADGSVRVRFRCGNLDYAASRVLMAKGAIRVVRGDRLRARIADELAAVAERYA; from the coding sequence ATGACGAAAACGCGAAAGCGGACGACGGCTCACAAATCGGTGTCGGCGCAACGATCGGCACGAGATCGCAGCGACGCCGGCGGCTCGGCCGGCGCACCGACGACGAAGCGCGCGTCATCCGGGTCTTCGCGCGGTGACCGCGCCAAGCGGCTGCTGGACCTGGTGATGCTGCTGTTGCGCGCGCGTTCGCCGGTGACCTTTCGCGAGATCCGCGATCAGTTCAGCGCATATCAGACGGCAAACGCGGAGGCCGGCCTGCGCGCGTTCGAGCGCGACAAGGCGGACCTGCTCGAACTCGGCGTGCCGATCCGCTACGTCACGCCCGAGGAGGACGACGCACTCGAGGAGGGCGGCTACGTCGTCGAGCTGCGCCGCTACCGAATGCCGGAAGTGCAACTCACCGCCGACGAGGTGTCCGCCCTCGTCCTCGCGTCGACGATCGCGCGCGCCATTCCGGGCGGCAACTACGACTCGATCGTCGACCTCGCCGTCAAGAAGCTCGCCTTCGACATGCCGGACCTGCCGGACACGCCCACGGAGTTTCCGCTGTCACCGAGCGCGATCCACCAGCACACCCCGGTGCTCGTACACTTTCCCGAATCGGGCGAGCGCAAGCTGCGCCGCGAGCTGTCCGATCGCTTCGCCGCGCTGGAAGCCGCAACTCGCAATCGCAAGCGTGCGACGTTCCGTTACCGCGAGGCGACGAAGGGAATCGTCCGCAAGCGCACGATCGATCCCTACGGGTTGGTCTACCGCGGCGGTCGATGGTTGGTCGTCGGCTACTGCCACTTGCGCAAGGACGTGCGCACGTTTCGGCTCGACCGCATTCTCGACCTGGCGATCGCGCCCAAGCCCAAGACGCCCGACTTCGAGCGCCCGCCGGACTTCGACGTACGGCGCTATACCGCGCGGTCTCCGTGGACGTTCGACAGCGAGCCGCCCGAACACGTCGAACTCGAGTTCGGCCCGCAGGTGGCCGCCGCGGCGAACGAAGACTTCGGACCGGGCGCCGAGCGGGACCGCGCCGCCGACGGCAGCGTGCGGGTGCGGTTTCGCTGCGGCAACCTGGACTACGCCGCCTCCCGCGTGCTGATGGCCAAAGGTGCGATCCGCGTCGTGCGCGGCGACCGGTTGCGCGCGCGCATCGCGGACGAACTCGCCGCCGTCGCGGAGCGATACGCATGA